One genomic window of Denticeps clupeoides chromosome 14, fDenClu1.1, whole genome shotgun sequence includes the following:
- the LOC114763708 gene encoding uncharacterized protein LOC114763708 codes for MSLNDALMSDAPTDPILVTSSCDSLAAGAAVTSATRFTQSSGKHCQKTCVTWQAVNGLMQVTVDNDVDEDPLLMAVWRGDARVMRDILMTSESNQLQVNKDGWTPLHEAAYYGQAECMKILLLVAPQMINHQTTSSQTPLILAAARGHFACTQCLLDMGADPNIADKSKRTPIYEASVVGNVEMVQRILRSGARVDRRCAGGWTALHEAASRNNLSVTALLVEHGAKVDAVSDDGISPLFIAAQSGSVDTLLFLIKSGAEIAKEAKDGATSLFEACRHGHNKIVEILLSHGADPNKPEKRGLLPLHVAAKRGYCSIVSLLIPVTSSVKLQHSGISPLHLAAENDEDDTLEMLIEAGFDANSQLSSDWSCMYEDRRTTPLYFAVVNSNLNAAGMLLEAGAGPNLDTFNPLLVAVKQGYVNMVSLLLKHGAHINANVPTQSTSFPAAVLLSGTNLAVLKCLMDYGCDAMSCFQCSCGKRPYKATHVLQFTVQTGISSCLQFCEMLSRPTISHWAGPVIDVLLDYVGQTKLCDRLIEHLDSYGGWIHIKMKATLPRPLMHLCRLKIRQLVGVRRLERLKTLNLPGKITAYLNYAESYIQRWVPDTPSSTRFFRPNACTDRLFQPPRIFMAAASISTPVSTGSCQEFEDYSAYSKLSDEQLIQLAIERSLADAEKTTCLSPPDLSARRGFAHQHNTIPPSANPPQPPITSSNRSRCCGLEHPSASSETQEQKISRDSQSHFFRPEKEQVVAWTRHNGFLHVTVEAAKDLDPLLSAVWKGDAEALSQFIRKESPKNVNKPNKDGWIPLHNAAYCGHLECLKVLLHAYPDTINRRTNRNQTPIILAVARKHLSIVKYLLMKGADPNISNNVGETALYKACEKSAEEVVEVLLSCGANVSRSSIQGVTPLHEAVKNHNVAISKLLIQAGAKIFAETIYGIEPIFMAAQSGGTEVLKILIKVGANINSQANDGATALYEASKNGHEEVVALLLSNKADVNRTNKAGLTALHIAAKNGHVRIVSMLIPRTSRTVIRRSGISPLHLAAERNRDEVLEVLIESGFDVNATLSLEWSKMYEDRRSTALYFAVRNSNLEAVEMLLDAGANPNMDFFKPLLVAVRKGNMEMVTLLVEHGANVNVYIPTHPTTFPGALMFCMNYLAMFKYLMKNGCDANACFDCVHGTGLHPPVNTIVSRRHDLNCTLEMPPETVQFCEMIADPRFSPRAGPIIDLILDYASHVKLCSRLIDHLRGFKEFPHIKEKSTPPYTLMRLCRLKIRMQIGTPLLRISCLPLPPILIRYLNYDDMELEDVYSFLR; via the exons ATGAGTCTGAATGATGCCCTGATGTCTGACGCTCCCACGGACCCCATCTTGGTCACCTCTTCCTGTGACAGCCTTGCAGCAGGGGCTGCTGTAACCAGCGCCACCAG GTTCACACAATCTAGTGGCAAGCACTGCCAGAAGACCTGTGTCACATGGCAAGCAGTAAATGGACTTATGCAGGTTACAGTTGACAATGATGT AGATGAAGATCCACTGCTCATGGCTGTGTGGAGAGGTGACGCAAGAGTCATGAGGGACATTTTGATGACATCAGAATCGAATCAGTTGCAAGTAAACAAGGATGGATGGACACCTCTACATGAGGCAGCATATTACGGCCAAGCAGAGTGCATGAAGATACTACTTTTAG TTGCCCCACAGATGATTAACCACCAGACCACCTCCAGTCAGACTCCTCTCATACTGGCTGCAGCCAGAGGTCACTTCGCATGTACCCAGTGTCTTCTAGACATGGGTGCTGACCCTAACATAGCAGACAAGAGCAAGAGAACTCCTATTTATGAAG CCAGTGTTGTCGGCAATGTCGAAATGGTGCAGAGAATTCTTCGCTCTGGTGCTAGGGTGGATCGGAGGTGCGCAGGGGGTTGGACAGCTCTGCATGAGGCGGCGTCCCGCAACAACCTGTCAGTTACGGCTCTGCTTGTCGAGCACGGAGCCAAGGTGGACGCGGTCAGTGATGATGGAATCTCTCCATTATTCATTGCGGCACAGAGTGGAAGTGTAGATACCCTTCTCTTCCTGATTAAGAGTG GGGCTGAAATTGCTAAAGAAGCTAAAGATGGTGCCACATCATTATTTGAGGCCTGTAGACATGGTCATAACAAGATCGTGGAGATTCTTCTCTCTCACGGTGCAGATCCCAACAAACCGGAAAAACGTGGCCTCCTTCCTCTTCATGTGGCTGCTAAGCGAGGATATTGTAG CATTGTGTCGTTGTTGATCCCTGTCACCAGCAGTGTTAAATTACAACACAGTGGCATCAGCCCCCTTCATCTGGCAGCTGAAAATGATGAAGATGACACCCTGGAGATGCTGATTGAAGCTGGCTTTGATGCCAATAGCCAACTCTCCAGCGACTGGTCCTGCATGTATGAGGACCGCCGCACCACACCACTCTACTTTGCGGTCGTCAACAGCAACTTGAATGCTGCAGGCATGCTCCTGGAGGCTGGGGCAGGCCCAAACCTGGACACCTTTAACCCCTTGCTGGTGGCTGTAAAACAGGGCTATGTAAACATGGTCTCTTTGTTACTGAAGCATGGTGCCCATATCAATGCCAACGTTCCAACCCAGTCTACAAGCTTCCCAGCTGCTGTCTTGCTCTCAGGGACCAACCTCGCGGTGCTCAAGTGTCTGATGGACTACGGGTGTGATGCCATGTCGTGTTTCCAGTGTAGCTGTGGAAAGAGACCATACAAGGCTACACATGTCCTGCAGTTCACCGTGCAAACCGGCATCAGCTCCTGCCTACAG TTTTGTGAGATGTTATCCAGGCCAACCATCAGCCATTGGGCAGGACCAGTTATTGATGTTCTTCTGGACTATGTGGGCCAAACGAAACTCTGTGACCGACTCATCGAACATCTGGATAGCTATGGTGGATGGATTCATATCAAGATGAAAGCCA CGCTTCCTCGCCCACTAATGCATCTGTGCAGACTGAAGATTCGCCAGCTGGTGGGAGTCCGGAGACTGGAGCGTCTTAAAACTCTCAATCTGCCGGGAAAGATTACAGCATACCTGAACTACGCTGAATCATA TATCCAGCGCTGGGTGCCAGATACGCCTTCATCGACCAGG TTTTTTAGGCCAAATGCTTGTACTGACAGACTCTTCCAACCACCCAGGATCTTCATGGCTGCTGCCAGCATCTCTACTCCGGTATCCACAGGCTCTTGTCAAGAATTTGAAGACTACAGTGCCTACAGTAAATTATCCGACGAGCAGCTGATTCAGCTGGCCATTGAGCGCAGTCTGGCTGATGCAGAAAAAACAACATGCCTCAGCCCACCGGATCTGTCAGCACGGCGAGGTTTCGCTCACCAACATAACACCATTCCCCCATCTGCCAACCCACCACAACCACCAATAACCAGCTCCAATAG AAGCAGATGTTGTGGTCTAGAACATCCCTCTGCTTCCAGTGAAACTCAAGAGCAAAAAATAAGCCGAGATTCTCAGAGCCATTTCTTCCGTCCTGAAAAAGAGCAAGTGGTTGCCTGGACACGACACAACGGATTCCTCCACGTCACTGTGGAAGCAGCAAA AGATCTAGACCCCCTTCTGTCAGCCGTGTGGAAAGGTGATGCTGAGGCTTTGAGTCAATTCATCAGAAAGGAATCTCCTAAGAATGTGAACAAACCCAACAAAGATGGCTGGATACCATTACACAATGCAGCCTACTGCGGACATCTGGAATGTCTCAAGGTTTTGCTCCATG CCTACCCAGATACAATAAACAGGCGCACCAACCGGAACCAGACACCCATCATACTGGCAGTGGCCCGTAAACACCTGTCCATTGTCAAGTATCTTCTCATGAAGGGAGCAGATCCAAACATATCTAACAATGTAGGAGAAACTGCCCTTTACAAAG CTTGTGAGAAATCGGCTGAGGAGGTAGTGGAGGTCCTGCTCAGTTGTGGGGCCAATGTGTCCAGGAGCAGCATCCAGGGAGTCACGCCACTTCACGAGGCTGTCAAAAACCACAATGTCGCCATAAGCAAACTACTGATTCAAGCAGGAGCGAAGATTTTTGCTGAAACCATCTACGGCATCGAGCCtattttcatggctgcccagagTGGAGGTACAGAGGTACTGAAGATCTTGATAAAAGTTG GGGCAAACATTAATTCACAGGCAAATGATGGAGCAACGGCTTTGTATGAAGCTTCCAAAAATGGTCATGAGGAGGTTGTCGCACTTCTTCTGTCAAATAAGGCTGATGTCAACCGAACAAACAAAGCTGGACTGACCGCTCTCCACATTGCTGCAAAAAATGGGCATGTGAG AATTGTGTCCATGCTGATTCCCCGCACCAGCAGAACAGTAATAAGACGCAGTGGAATCAGTCCTCTCCACCTGGCTGCTGAACGAAACAGAGATGAGGTTCTGGAGGTTCTAATCGAGTCCGGCTTTGACGTGAACGCCACACTTTCGCTGGAATGGTCGAAAATGTATGAGGATCGGCGCAGCACTGCACTCTACTTTGCAGTCAGGAACAGCAACTTAGAAGCAGTAGAAATGCTACTAGATGCTGGGGCTAACCCAAACATGGACTTTTTCAAGCCCCTCCTAGTGGCAGTGAGGAAGGGTAACATGGAAATGGTCACTCTGCTGGTGGAGCATGGAGCCAATGTAAATGTCTAcatccccacccaccccacaacCTTCCCAGGTGCCCTGATGTTCTGCATGAATTATCTGGCTATGTTCAAGTATCTGATGAAAAATGGCTGCGACGCCAACGCTTGTTTTGACTGTGTGCATGGGACTGGCCTTCATCCACCGGTCAATACCATCGTCAGCAGGAGACATGATCTAAACTGCACATTGGAGATGCCCCCTGAAACTGTACAG TTCTGTGAGATGATCGCTGATCCCAGATTTAGCCCTCGGGCTGGACCCATCATAGACCTTATATTAGACTATGCAAGCCATGTGAAACTATGTTCCAGGCTCATTGATCATCTGAGAGGCTTCAAGGAATTCCCCCACATCAAAGAAAAATCAA CTCCACCATACACCCTGATGCGGCTCTGCAGGCTGAAGATCCGTATGCAGATTGGCACTCCACTGCTGAGGATCAGTTGTCTGCCCCTCCCTCCCATACTTATTCGATATTTGAACTACGATGACATGGAGTTAGAAGATGTCTACAGTTTTCTTCGATAA